The proteins below come from a single Candidatus Bathyarchaeota archaeon genomic window:
- a CDS encoding PKD domain-containing protein produces the protein MVPLVNPPMFTAAVPTPYVITGSLSPTNVNYHTISNVAAGDRLVVNITSTISSGYNLGFHSKILYPNLTAAQSLTSSPYYPSNPHQYNFTAAVSGNYYLMIYDATSSMNYTVTSSHSVSSEKPPVLTPYVVSGSLPVNMINYHAISNIHRGDVVLLTVNSSIGSGYNVGFWSAIMYSNLSTAVAIDSSPYYPGNPHIYQFIAQADGPYYVEVYHGTSDLNYSITSSHPVSSETPPVLTSYTVSGSLPVDTINYHRITNIHRGDIVLLSVSSSIGSGYNVGFYSAILFSNLSTAFAINSSPYYPGNPHIYQFIAPIDGTYYLEVYHGTQDLNYTVTSSHPVSSEKPPVLTSYTVSGTLPVNMINYHQIINVHAGDIVLVSVSSSIGSGYNVGFWSAIMYSNLSTAVAIDSSPYYPGNPHIYQFIAQADGPYYVEVYHGTSDLNYSITSSHPVSSETPPVLTSYTVSGSLPVDTINYHRITNIHRGDIVLLSVSSSIGSGYNVGFYSAILFSNLSTAFAINSSPYYPGNPHIYQFIAPIDGTYYLEVYHGTSDLTYIAVSSHQVSGLVPAPVQSDFSFSPLSPQANSKVTLTDQSRGNPVTWQWNFGDSSTTSTQQNTDHTYSTSGDFTVTLAVTNAAGSTSTFSKPIHVSPAPTTSPTTQPTTPPTTPPSGSGPQADFTVSLQRVLVLDTVNFRDASTGNPTAWLWDFGDGQTSMEKNPSHVYQIVGTYTVTLRVSNEYGSDTATKQGFITVNPFVKPIAKFGINDVSPIQGKVRAYVGQTLQFYDLSESTATSWLWDFGDGTTSAQQNPTHIYWQTGNYTVALTVTNSAGSDTQIIDSVLNVASDQFTLLLSPEVNVGIRLFAVLLTGGIVLSMVRRSKHS, from the coding sequence GTGGTGCCTCTTGTCAATCCACCAATGTTTACCGCTGCTGTACCTACGCCGTATGTTATTACAGGCAGCCTCTCACCAACCAACGTTAATTACCATACAATATCGAATGTCGCTGCAGGCGACAGACTTGTAGTTAACATTACATCTACCATTAGTAGCGGTTACAACTTGGGATTCCACTCGAAAATCCTTTACCCAAACCTAACTGCAGCCCAGTCCTTAACAAGTTCACCGTACTACCCAAGTAATCCCCACCAGTACAATTTTACCGCTGCGGTGAGCGGAAACTACTATCTAATGATTTATGACGCCACCTCCTCAATGAACTATACAGTAACTTCTAGCCATTCTGTTTCTTCAGAGAAGCCTCCTGTCTTGACTCCTTATGTGGTTTCTGGAAGCTTACCGGTTAACATGATAAACTACCATGCGATATCAAACATCCATCGGGGCGACGTTGTTTTGCTCACTGTAAACTCCAGCATCGGTAGTGGCTACAACGTCGGGTTCTGGTCTGCCATTATGTACAGTAATCTTTCGACTGCTGTAGCCATAGACAGTTCGCCATATTATCCTGGGAACCCTCATATCTACCAGTTTATCGCACAAGCGGATGGACCTTATTATGTTGAGGTTTATCATGGGACTTCAGACCTTAATTATTCCATTACTTCAAGTCACCCTGTTTCTTCTGAGACGCCTCCGGTATTAACTTCTTACACGGTTTCGGGGAGCTTGCCTGTCGACACCATAAACTATCACAGGATAACTAACATTCATCGGGGCGATATTGTTTTGCTTAGTGTTAGTTCTAGTATAGGCAGCGGCTACAATGTTGGATTTTACTCTGCTATCCTTTTTAGTAATCTTTCGACTGCTTTTGCCATAAATAGTTCGCCGTATTATCCTGGGAATCCTCATATTTACCAGTTTATTGCGCCAATTGATGGGACCTATTACCTTGAGGTTTACCATGGAACTCAGGACCTTAATTATACAGTTACTTCAAGCCATCCGGTCTCTTCGGAAAAACCGCCTGTATTAACTTCTTACACTGTTTCCGGCACTTTGCCTGTTAATATGATTAACTACCACCAGATCATTAACGTACATGCCGGCGACATTGTTTTAGTCAGCGTTAGCTCCAGCATCGGTAGTGGCTACAACGTCGGGTTCTGGTCTGCCATTATGTACAGTAATCTTTCGACTGCTGTAGCCATAGACAGTTCGCCATATTATCCTGGGAACCCTCATATCTACCAGTTTATCGCACAAGCGGATGGACCTTATTATGTTGAGGTTTATCATGGGACTTCAGACCTTAATTATTCCATTACTTCAAGTCACCCTGTTTCTTCTGAGACGCCTCCGGTATTAACTTCTTACACGGTTTCGGGGAGCTTGCCTGTCGACACCATAAACTATCACAGGATAACTAACATTCATCGGGGCGATATTGTTTTGCTTAGTGTTAGTTCTAGTATAGGCAGCGGCTACAATGTTGGATTTTACTCTGCTATCCTTTTTAGTAATCTTTCGACTGCTTTTGCCATAAATAGTTCGCCGTATTATCCTGGGAATCCTCATATTTACCAGTTTATTGCGCCAATTGATGGGACCTATTACCTTGAGGTTTACCATGGAACATCCGACTTAACCTACATAGCGGTTTCTAGTCATCAAGTATCAGGCTTGGTCCCAGCGCCCGTGCAATCCGACTTCTCTTTCAGCCCACTGAGTCCTCAAGCAAACAGTAAGGTCACTTTGACCGACCAATCACGCGGCAATCCTGTTACTTGGCAATGGAATTTTGGCGACAGTTCCACCACAAGCACCCAACAGAACACTGACCACACCTATTCAACTTCAGGCGATTTTACAGTGACTCTGGCTGTCACAAACGCAGCGGGCAGCACAAGCACCTTTAGCAAACCAATTCACGTAAGCCCTGCGCCGACAACTTCGCCTACTACGCAACCGACGACTCCGCCTACCACACCTCCCAGTGGGAGTGGACCACAAGCTGACTTCACAGTCAGTCTGCAAAGGGTTCTAGTCCTCGACACCGTTAACTTCCGGGACGCATCCACAGGAAACCCGACTGCTTGGCTGTGGGATTTTGGTGATGGCCAAACAAGCATGGAGAAAAACCCAAGTCATGTTTACCAAATAGTGGGCACCTACACGGTTACACTTAGAGTGTCCAATGAATATGGCAGCGACACCGCCACAAAACAGGGCTTCATAACTGTTAACCCGTTTGTTAAGCCAATCGCTAAATTCGGCATAAACGATGTGTCCCCGATTCAGGGAAAAGTGAGAGCATATGTTGGGCAAACACTCCAGTTCTATGACCTCTCAGAAAGCACTGCAACCAGCTGGCTCTGGGATTTTGGCGATGGCACAACGAGCGCACAGCAAAATCCAACCCACATCTACTGGCAAACAGGCAATTACACGGTGGCACTTACCGTCACCAACTCAGCGGGCAGCGACACACAAATAATTGACAGCGTTCTAAACGTTGCCTCCGACCAGTTTACTCTTCTGTTGTCGCCTGAAGTGAATGTTGGAATACGATTGTTTGCGGTGCTACTGACTGGTGGAATAGTTCTCTCGATGGTTAGGCGTTCTAAGCACTCATAG
- a CDS encoding protein kinase, with amino-acid sequence MPREITADQLIEKLDQILQDIHEKGMFYFVRVDGTMFVLGPTDVCKLARGLVGQKRGWPLRLQSQDICTVRDIEPLKQSLAYIFKDGTCLAMSIKESDYDAIKQNVEKPASEERQKGFSETLPNGDRSPPNKISDSWVEGQVVAGLYLILDEIGEGSFGKVYKVRHQLWQQDLAVKVLKKETRSNRAAVERFYREAQAWTELGLHPNIVTCYYVRELNKVPKIFLEYVSGGTLRGAIENLNLDQAMDFGIQICRGIAYAHQQNLVHRDLKPENCLLTESGVLKVTDFGLVKLVESLNMGGVEAGKTGTAGTPEYMAPEQWGSASKASTKADIWALGAVLYEMCSGTRAFGSRKGESIHAFHAHLMHTNWSHAELPKTVPYKLAKLIEQCLEIDPEKRPESAVAIEDNLTEIYRKVTKQPYPRQKVEQIALLATSLNNKGVSLIDLKKTTEALEAFSEALKVDPSNPEAVYNQALLQWRNGDITDLEAVDRVKAVSINLPDVWKSHYLLGLLHIARQDAESANAALKDAEKIAPQQPEVQLALAKVDSEKENWPKLMCTVGDDSTSVTALTFAAGTLLIGYDDGKLRICNIRGQTERTITTRAGSVLTAIFAEDYANPSVIVANRKSISFWNLKSGDCFGTLHCNIQGKPVQSMAISCDGKWVLMASGETARLCQIDVINDEIYYKFEFKAHKDTVSCICLPNYGRIAVTGSWDSAAKVWDTSSGQCLFSLEGHTKGLNAMHLLPDSTLLLTGSLDHTARLWELKSGKCIRTIQGHSLSVDAVAISPNKKLGLTASRDRTVHLWNLETGQCLRSLIGHKAAVTSVAFSDDTFYAATGDADGKVMLWEVADNKGSEPLFVLGEVRSLEDQIGLQYQFDDLVDEIEEEIWIGHWEKAVQLLKQARALPGYERHPTIMELWAKIGQRGRISRCKAAWCVRNIAFAGEVSRAIYAAFSSNAKLALTSSEGLSGAYVLNLDSRESISLNAHRGEISAVAISPDGTVALTGSSDQNAVIWNTKTGECLYALKKTQGETTFLGFSPNGKTALVASSDGTARLWSIKTGKCEATLSGHSSSIHVAVFSPDSRHVLTGSTDQTARLWGAETGRCVCVLTGHAGDVDAAAFSPDGLFALTGSADNTARFWDLQTGKCLFSLQGHKDSIRSVAVSPDGTTAITGSGDRTARLWDLSTGSLLFTLKGHSALVSSVAFSPDAQYVVTSSWDNSAKIWAVKTGENLIELIGHSGPIHSVTFSPDSRFVVTASYDRTVRVWECDWDYALPQKTEWSQEAKPYLSSFLALHLPFVGEGFKSFGSPEWKTEEFEELYKQLSMRGFGWLTKSGVEKRLKELAAEILRKQANE; translated from the coding sequence GTGCCTAGAGAAATCACCGCGGACCAACTGATAGAAAAACTAGACCAAATTCTCCAAGACATCCATGAAAAAGGCATGTTCTACTTCGTCAGAGTAGACGGCACTATGTTTGTTCTTGGCCCAACCGATGTATGCAAACTTGCCAGGGGATTAGTTGGGCAAAAACGTGGTTGGCCTCTCCGCCTGCAAAGCCAAGACATATGCACTGTGAGAGACATTGAGCCGCTCAAACAGAGTCTTGCATACATTTTCAAAGATGGCACATGCCTAGCCATGTCCATAAAAGAATCCGATTACGACGCAATTAAGCAAAATGTTGAAAAGCCTGCAAGTGAAGAACGGCAAAAAGGCTTCTCAGAAACCTTGCCCAATGGTGATAGATCGCCGCCAAACAAGATCTCCGACTCCTGGGTTGAAGGTCAGGTCGTCGCTGGACTGTACTTGATTTTGGATGAAATCGGAGAGGGCAGTTTTGGAAAAGTGTACAAGGTCAGACACCAACTCTGGCAACAGGACCTGGCAGTCAAGGTTCTCAAGAAAGAGACTCGGTCTAATAGGGCAGCGGTTGAACGCTTTTACAGAGAAGCCCAAGCGTGGACAGAACTGGGTTTGCACCCTAACATAGTGACATGTTACTATGTGCGGGAACTGAATAAGGTTCCAAAAATATTTTTGGAATATGTATCTGGAGGAACCCTCAGAGGAGCAATAGAGAACCTAAATCTGGACCAAGCAATGGACTTTGGAATACAGATTTGCCGAGGCATAGCCTATGCGCATCAGCAAAATCTAGTTCATCGAGACCTAAAGCCGGAGAACTGCCTGCTTACCGAGAGTGGCGTACTAAAAGTAACAGACTTTGGCTTGGTAAAATTGGTAGAATCACTAAATATGGGCGGCGTCGAGGCGGGGAAAACAGGCACAGCTGGAACTCCAGAGTATATGGCGCCTGAACAGTGGGGTTCAGCATCGAAGGCTTCAACCAAAGCTGACATCTGGGCATTGGGCGCTGTGCTGTATGAGATGTGTAGCGGTACTAGGGCTTTTGGGAGTAGAAAGGGTGAATCTATCCATGCGTTCCATGCTCATTTGATGCATACAAATTGGTCGCATGCTGAGCTTCCTAAAACTGTCCCCTACAAACTGGCGAAGTTAATAGAGCAATGCTTAGAGATTGACCCAGAGAAGCGACCTGAAAGTGCAGTTGCCATAGAAGATAACCTTACAGAAATATACCGCAAGGTCACCAAGCAACCGTACCCCCGCCAGAAAGTTGAACAAATCGCCCTTTTAGCAACCAGTTTAAACAACAAAGGCGTCTCGCTCATCGACCTTAAAAAAACAACAGAAGCCTTAGAAGCTTTCTCAGAAGCCCTTAAGGTTGACCCCTCGAACCCTGAAGCTGTCTACAATCAGGCGCTGCTTCAGTGGCGAAATGGCGACATCACCGACTTGGAGGCAGTTGACAGAGTCAAAGCTGTAAGCATCAATCTACCTGACGTTTGGAAGTCTCATTATCTTTTGGGTTTACTTCACATCGCTAGGCAAGATGCGGAGTCAGCCAACGCTGCGCTGAAAGATGCAGAAAAAATAGCTCCTCAACAACCAGAGGTACAATTGGCCCTTGCAAAGGTAGATTCTGAAAAAGAAAATTGGCCTAAACTCATGTGTACAGTGGGCGACGACTCTACATCGGTTACGGCTTTAACGTTCGCCGCGGGTACTCTGCTAATTGGTTACGATGATGGCAAACTCAGAATTTGCAATATCCGCGGGCAAACAGAAAGAACAATAACCACCAGAGCCGGCAGCGTTCTCACTGCCATATTTGCGGAAGACTACGCGAATCCATCAGTAATTGTCGCAAATAGAAAATCAATAAGTTTTTGGAACTTAAAAAGCGGCGATTGTTTTGGAACTCTACACTGCAATATTCAAGGTAAACCGGTCCAGTCGATGGCAATTTCTTGCGATGGAAAATGGGTGTTAATGGCATCCGGCGAAACAGCTCGTCTATGCCAAATTGACGTTATTAATGACGAAATTTACTATAAATTCGAGTTTAAAGCGCATAAAGACACTGTTTCTTGTATATGTCTACCGAATTATGGCCGGATTGCCGTCACAGGAAGCTGGGATTCTGCAGCGAAAGTCTGGGATACATCATCAGGGCAATGTCTGTTTTCTCTTGAAGGTCACACCAAAGGCTTAAACGCCATGCACCTGTTGCCTGACAGCACATTGCTGTTAACTGGCAGCCTCGACCATACCGCTCGGCTCTGGGAGCTGAAATCAGGAAAATGCATCAGAACCATTCAAGGACACAGCCTTTCAGTGGACGCCGTCGCAATATCGCCCAATAAGAAGTTGGGTTTAACGGCAAGTAGAGACCGCACAGTGCATCTGTGGAATTTAGAAACAGGGCAGTGCTTGAGAAGTCTAATCGGTCACAAAGCGGCAGTGACCTCGGTTGCTTTCTCAGATGACACCTTCTATGCCGCAACCGGTGACGCTGACGGCAAAGTCATGTTATGGGAAGTCGCTGATAACAAAGGTTCGGAGCCTCTTTTTGTTTTAGGGGAAGTAAGGTCGCTTGAAGACCAAATAGGGCTTCAGTATCAATTTGATGATTTGGTTGATGAAATAGAGGAAGAGATTTGGATTGGCCACTGGGAAAAAGCAGTTCAGCTGTTGAAGCAAGCAAGAGCCCTACCTGGATACGAAAGGCACCCAACAATTATGGAGCTTTGGGCAAAAATAGGTCAAAGAGGCAGAATAAGTCGATGCAAAGCCGCTTGGTGCGTTAGAAATATTGCGTTCGCAGGTGAAGTCAGCAGGGCTATTTACGCTGCTTTCTCTAGCAACGCAAAACTTGCTCTGACGTCCAGCGAAGGCTTATCAGGTGCCTACGTTTTAAACCTTGATAGCCGAGAATCCATTTCCTTAAATGCACATAGAGGCGAAATCTCTGCAGTGGCAATATCTCCTGACGGCACTGTAGCTTTGACAGGCAGCTCAGACCAAAATGCAGTGATATGGAACACAAAAACCGGAGAATGCCTATATGCACTCAAGAAGACGCAGGGAGAAACAACCTTCTTGGGTTTCTCTCCCAACGGCAAAACAGCGTTAGTGGCAAGCTCAGATGGCACAGCCAGACTTTGGAGCATAAAAACAGGAAAATGCGAAGCGACGCTCTCGGGTCATTCAAGCAGCATCCATGTGGCAGTTTTTTCCCCTGACAGCCGCCATGTCCTTACCGGAAGCACTGACCAAACTGCCCGTCTATGGGGCGCAGAAACCGGACGCTGTGTTTGCGTCTTAACTGGTCATGCAGGTGATGTGGATGCAGCGGCTTTCTCTCCGGATGGCTTGTTTGCTTTGACGGGAAGCGCTGACAACACCGCAAGATTTTGGGATTTGCAAACAGGGAAATGCCTGTTTTCGCTGCAAGGCCACAAAGACAGCATACGTTCAGTGGCTGTCTCCCCAGACGGCACGACTGCAATCACTGGAAGCGGTGACAGAACCGCTCGACTATGGGATTTAAGCACCGGCAGCCTCCTGTTCACCCTCAAGGGACACAGTGCATTGGTTTCTTCCGTGGCTTTTTCCCCAGATGCGCAATACGTGGTTACAAGCAGCTGGGACAACAGCGCCAAAATATGGGCTGTGAAAACTGGCGAGAACTTGATTGAGTTAATAGGGCACAGCGGCCCCATTCATTCCGTGACGTTTTCTCCGGACAGCCGCTTTGTTGTAACTGCAAGTTACGACAGAACCGTTCGTGTTTGGGAGTGTGACTGGGATTACGCTCTTCCTCAGAAAACTGAATGGAGCCAAGAAGCAAAACCATACCTCAGCAGTTTCCTGGCGCTTCATTTACCTTTTGTTGGTGAGGGCTTCAAATCATTCGGGAGTCCGGAATGGAAAACCGAAGAATTTGAGGAGCTGTACAAACAGCTTTCTATGCGGGGCTTCGGTTGGTTAACTAAAAGCGGGGTTGAAAAAAGACTCAAAGAATTAGCCGCTGAAATACTGCGTAAACAAGCGAACGAGTAA
- a CDS encoding ArsR family transcriptional regulator, with translation MPKANHSETIPVGSTEGSDLTVELASYLEILGSTIRLKILKIIEKQPLDVESISHELYKNQIVCSRENIERHLKKLFNTGLVRKEPGEKNGRAVMNYLIVPGAIENALRTTKKVLKLDLSIDLKTEAAKVQKNLDEEFCTPKVKVLGGIDDGKYFPLKKSSINIGRVDPDNSDKYDAANDILLSEKYSTVSRVWKPQALITFEQGSWYVEHGDAVNPTLLWDKKLVKGRKEKLKDEDIIHLSGDKTVRLLFLLPKCQPPEDQ, from the coding sequence TTGCCTAAAGCAAATCACAGCGAGACAATCCCCGTTGGCAGTACCGAAGGTTCTGATTTGACAGTTGAACTGGCAAGTTATCTTGAGATTCTAGGCAGCACTATTCGACTGAAAATTCTAAAAATAATTGAAAAACAGCCACTTGACGTGGAATCGATCTCACATGAACTATACAAAAATCAGATCGTTTGCAGCAGAGAAAATATTGAAAGACACCTTAAAAAGCTGTTTAACACGGGCTTAGTTAGGAAAGAACCTGGAGAAAAGAATGGTAGAGCAGTAATGAATTACTTGATTGTACCGGGCGCAATAGAGAATGCTTTGAGAACAACCAAAAAAGTGCTCAAATTAGACCTTTCGATTGATTTAAAAACAGAAGCAGCGAAGGTCCAAAAAAACTTGGATGAAGAATTCTGCACACCCAAAGTCAAGGTACTGGGCGGAATCGACGATGGCAAATACTTCCCGTTGAAAAAATCCAGCATTAACATTGGAAGAGTCGACCCCGATAATTCCGACAAATACGATGCTGCCAATGACATTTTACTTTCGGAAAAATATTCAACCGTTTCCAGAGTATGGAAACCTCAGGCTTTGATAACATTTGAGCAGGGCAGTTGGTATGTTGAACATGGAGACGCCGTAAACCCCACATTGTTATGGGACAAAAAATTGGTGAAAGGTCGAAAAGAAAAACTCAAAGACGAAGACATAATCCATCTGTCAGGTGACAAAACCGTAAGGTTGCTTTTCCTGCTTCCTAAATGTCAACCACCCGAGGACCAATAA
- a CDS encoding ATP-dependent Clp protease ATP-binding subunit, with product MKPISVGLNLAWQIAASEAGANLNEYVTKEYMLIGICSLEKAAMLSPEQAGLTQQALHTVAIECDKIKGLFSDYELNCTELRREIRKRISPGNYRSRDQLIHRSLECKQAFERADTLSEASAEVTCLHFFAALMESPGKAVLEVLSAKAVKPEDLAKQALFYQNSSDLTSEKEPVKPAGGQPEQPSGTHYLDKYGRDLTEEAKKGKLGPFIGRRFELLQLIQTMARKSKNNPVLVGEAGVGKTAIVEALAVRIAEQKDRQVLEGKKIIELNIGSLVGGTMYRGEFEQRLTKIIEEAKAHPEIIIFIDEIHNLIGAGRAEGSADAANIMKPALARGEVRCIGATTIAEYRRYIESDPALERRFEKVIVNEPSAQETLEILRGIKAKLEDYHGVEISDSSMEAAVNLSIRFDADHQLPDKAIDLVDKAAARARVPGLSIESDSDSTGETKSKDIEANKPVVDENAIANVLSDKIAVPVEIITGHLEGVGQNRLIKLAPSLKSKIVGQDDAINRVCNRLLLAHSGLGKRNGPLSVFMFLGPTGVGKTELAKLLAEYLFGSKSDMIRLDMSEYMEEHSTAKLIGSPPGYVGYEAEGQLTGKLRTRPYSVVLLDEVEKAHPRVLDMFLQVFDEGRLTDAKGRTVDAENAIFIMTSNIKPDSYMELPSMYDGRKQQTGNVREQLKRMFRPEFINRISDIIEFRQLNSEDVTKILKPMLENVFAVIKNKCGVTVSTEKEAEDFLIRTGFSSDFGVRELQRVVEEQVEIPLSHLMLRGELKKHPNWTVTAGKDGLAFTPTDGTSRRSSETEPV from the coding sequence TTGAAGCCCATCTCTGTTGGTCTTAACTTGGCTTGGCAAATTGCAGCTTCCGAAGCCGGTGCCAATCTTAATGAATACGTAACAAAAGAGTACATGCTTATTGGAATTTGCAGCCTTGAAAAAGCAGCGATGCTTAGTCCAGAGCAGGCAGGGTTAACTCAGCAGGCGCTGCATACGGTTGCGATTGAATGTGACAAAATAAAGGGTTTGTTTAGCGATTATGAGTTAAACTGTACTGAACTTAGGCGCGAAATAAGAAAAAGAATTAGCCCGGGCAACTATCGAAGCAGAGATCAGCTTATCCATCGAAGTTTGGAATGTAAACAAGCTTTTGAAAGGGCGGATACTTTATCCGAAGCAAGCGCTGAAGTAACATGTCTGCATTTCTTCGCAGCACTCATGGAGTCACCCGGTAAAGCTGTCTTAGAGGTCCTTTCTGCCAAAGCTGTCAAGCCAGAGGATTTAGCTAAACAAGCTCTGTTTTACCAAAACTCCTCTGATTTGACAAGTGAAAAGGAGCCTGTGAAACCTGCTGGAGGTCAACCAGAACAACCCAGTGGCACACACTATCTGGATAAGTACGGTAGAGACTTAACTGAGGAGGCAAAAAAGGGAAAGCTTGGTCCATTCATCGGTCGACGGTTTGAACTGTTGCAGCTGATTCAAACAATGGCGCGGAAAAGTAAAAACAACCCCGTCCTCGTTGGGGAAGCAGGCGTTGGAAAAACAGCGATTGTTGAAGCATTAGCGGTACGTATAGCTGAACAGAAAGACCGGCAAGTTTTGGAAGGCAAAAAAATAATTGAGCTAAACATCGGCAGCCTTGTCGGGGGAACAATGTATAGAGGTGAATTTGAGCAGCGGCTAACAAAGATTATTGAGGAGGCGAAGGCTCACCCGGAAATCATCATTTTCATAGATGAAATCCACAATTTGATTGGGGCTGGACGCGCTGAAGGTAGCGCCGACGCTGCAAACATAATGAAACCTGCCCTTGCCCGAGGCGAAGTCCGCTGTATTGGCGCAACAACCATCGCTGAATATCGGCGTTACATTGAATCTGATCCAGCGTTGGAACGCAGATTTGAGAAAGTAATCGTTAATGAGCCAAGCGCCCAAGAAACACTGGAAATCCTACGGGGCATTAAAGCAAAGCTGGAAGACTATCATGGTGTGGAGATTTCAGATTCATCCATGGAGGCTGCGGTGAATCTTTCCATACGTTTTGACGCTGACCACCAGTTGCCCGATAAAGCTATAGATTTAGTTGATAAAGCAGCTGCCCGCGCTCGCGTTCCCGGGTTGAGTATAGAGAGTGATTCGGACTCAACTGGCGAAACTAAAAGCAAAGATATAGAAGCCAATAAACCGGTTGTCGACGAAAACGCTATTGCAAACGTGTTATCGGATAAGATTGCGGTGCCTGTAGAGATAATTACTGGCCATTTGGAGGGCGTGGGACAAAATAGACTCATAAAATTGGCGCCTTCCCTTAAATCGAAAATAGTTGGGCAGGACGATGCGATTAACCGCGTTTGTAACCGACTGCTTCTTGCCCATTCAGGCCTGGGAAAACGAAATGGGCCCTTAAGCGTCTTTATGTTCCTTGGACCCACCGGTGTCGGCAAAACAGAGCTGGCAAAGCTGCTGGCAGAGTACTTGTTCGGTAGCAAATCTGACATGATCCGCCTTGACATGTCAGAATACATGGAGGAACATAGCACTGCAAAACTTATCGGTTCACCGCCCGGTTACGTAGGCTACGAAGCGGAAGGACAGCTGACAGGGAAGCTAAGGACACGCCCCTACTCTGTGGTTCTTCTTGATGAAGTTGAAAAAGCTCACCCCCGCGTCTTGGATATGTTTTTGCAGGTCTTTGATGAAGGCAGATTGACTGACGCTAAAGGGCGCACAGTTGACGCTGAAAACGCCATCTTCATTATGACTTCAAACATAAAACCCGACAGCTACATGGAGTTGCCCTCCATGTACGATGGTAGAAAGCAGCAGACTGGAAACGTCCGAGAACAGCTAAAAAGGATGTTTCGGCCAGAATTCATCAACCGCATCAGCGACATAATAGAGTTCCGCCAACTTAACAGTGAAGATGTAACGAAAATTCTAAAACCCATGCTAGAAAATGTCTTTGCAGTTATCAAAAACAAATGCGGGGTTACCGTCTCAACGGAGAAGGAAGCTGAAGATTTCCTCATCAGGACAGGATTTAGTTCCGATTTTGGCGTCCGCGAGCTCCAACGTGTTGTTGAAGAGCAAGTGGAAATCCCCCTAAGTCACCTGATGCTCAGAGGCGAACTCAAGAAGCATCCAAACTGGACTGTAACTGCTGGAAAAGACGGGCTTGCGTTCACTCCAACCGATGGTACTTCTAGGCGCAGTTCAGAAACAGAGCCAGTTTAG